In the Oscillospiraceae bacterium genome, one interval contains:
- a CDS encoding MurR/RpiR family transcriptional regulator, with product MNILARIKEQSSALTKSQRRIADYLTQHYAQAANMTASKLAETVAVSESTVVRFATELGYEGYPELTAALLEYLRSESSMLHRMESVSSALENQDVLSKVIQSDADNLKTTLQQMNRTEFDKATDAFLNAKNIYIIGFRSSACLASFLGFYCNLLFSNVRLIQTNSVSEMFERILRVEEGDVVFGISFPRYSRRTVKAMEFAKSRGATVIALTDSEKSPIAPFSDCLMTAKSEMVSCVDSLVAPFSVLNAFIVSLALKKQNEVATAFEELEAIWDEYEVYDKLELPGDNAPHL from the coding sequence ATGAATATACTGGCCCGAATCAAAGAACAATCCTCTGCCTTGACCAAAAGTCAACGTCGGATTGCGGATTATCTTACCCAACATTATGCTCAGGCAGCCAATATGACTGCATCCAAGCTGGCAGAAACTGTTGCAGTTTCGGAATCCACAGTAGTGCGGTTTGCCACAGAATTGGGTTACGAAGGTTATCCGGAATTAACTGCTGCCTTGCTGGAATATTTGCGTAGTGAATCCTCTATGCTGCACCGAATGGAATCCGTTTCTTCGGCATTGGAAAATCAAGATGTGCTTTCCAAGGTGATTCAATCGGACGCCGATAACTTAAAAACCACCTTGCAGCAAATGAACCGCACTGAATTTGACAAAGCAACCGATGCATTTTTAAACGCAAAAAATATTTACATTATCGGTTTCAGAAGCTCTGCCTGTCTGGCAAGTTTCTTGGGATTTTATTGCAATTTGCTGTTCTCCAACGTAAGACTCATCCAAACCAATTCGGTATCCGAAATGTTTGAACGGATTTTACGGGTGGAAGAAGGCGATGTAGTATTCGGCATCAGCTTTCCCCGCTATTCCAGAAGAACCGTAAAGGCAATGGAATTTGCCAAATCCCGCGGTGCCACAGTCATCGCTTTAACAGACAGCGAAAAGTCTCCCATTGCACCCTTCTCCGATTGCTTAATGACGGCAAAAAGCGAAATGGTGTCCTGCGTGGATTCGTTGGTAGCGCCTTTTTCGGTGCTGAACGCATTTATCGTAAGTCTGGCTTTAAAAAAGCAAAACGAGGTAGCAACCGCCTTTGAAGAACTGGAAGCCATTTGGGATGAATACGAAGTGTATGATAAACTGGAGCTACCCGGCGACAATGCTCCGCATCTATAA
- a CDS encoding (d)CMP kinase, with translation MKPYVVAIDGPAGAGKSTLAKRLAKELNIAYIDTGAMYRTCALYAIESGIDPKADSPKLRSLLETAEIDFRSVNGEQKIFLNNQDVSKKIREPIISTGASDISAIPFVRDKLVQMQRNLAKGKSVLMDGRDIGTNVFPDAQVKIFLTADVAERANRRFLELQAKGDTSTHEQVLAEMIARDEQDKNRAYAPLRQAEDAHLLDTTKMDLEESFHALLQYTKQQLQNLI, from the coding sequence ATGAAACCCTATGTTGTGGCAATTGACGGTCCTGCAGGTGCAGGAAAATCCACCCTGGCAAAACGCCTTGCCAAAGAACTGAATATTGCCTATATTGACACGGGTGCTATGTACCGAACCTGTGCCCTCTATGCTATTGAATCGGGAATTGACCCAAAAGCGGATTCTCCCAAACTCCGTTCTCTGTTGGAAACTGCAGAAATCGACTTTCGCAGTGTGAATGGTGAACAGAAAATTTTCTTAAACAATCAGGATGTATCCAAAAAAATCCGAGAACCGATCATTTCCACAGGGGCATCTGATATTTCCGCAATCCCCTTTGTGCGGGATAAATTGGTGCAGATGCAAAGAAATCTTGCAAAAGGAAAATCCGTTCTGATGGACGGACGAGACATTGGAACCAATGTGTTTCCCGATGCTCAAGTGAAAATTTTTCTGACAGCAGACGTGGCTGAACGGGCAAATCGTCGTTTCTTGGAACTGCAAGCAAAAGGTGACACGTCTACTCACGAACAAGTATTGGCAGAAATGATCGCAAGAGACGAACAAGATAAAAATCGTGCTTATGCACCTCTTCGTCAGGCAGAAGATGCCCATCTTTTAGATACAACGAAAATGGATTTGGAAGAATCCTTCCATGCTTTGTTGCAATACACCAAGCAACAACTCCAAAATCTTATTTGA
- a CDS encoding NAD(P)/FAD-dependent oxidoreductase: protein MNQKVAVIGGGPAGVLAAAFSAKNGNDTVLLEKNEKLLKKLYITGKGRCNITNRCDISDFFMNIPKNPDFLYSALYSFTNEDVISLLESVGVSVKTERGNRVFPTTDKAATVCDGLRLFLKQSGAKVKLSTTVTAVKKQGDLFDITTKEGILSGFHKVILATGGKSYPVTGSTGDGYRFSENLGHNITPLYGNLVPLETVEAYGKELSGLSLRNVSLKMRNQKGKVIFEDFGEMMFTHFGVTGPLVISASSHLPSEPCTLHIDLKPALNEKQLDERLLKDFGKFANKAFHNSLGELLPKSLIPVMVSLSEIDPQKQCNSITREERKKLLELLKNFTLHIKGKRPIAEAIITSGGVDVREINPSTMESKLVKGLYFCGELIDTDAYTGGFNLQIAYSTGYLAGTNV from the coding sequence ATGAATCAGAAAGTAGCAGTCATCGGTGGTGGCCCCGCAGGCGTTCTGGCAGCAGCCTTCAGCGCTAAAAACGGTAACGACACCGTGCTTCTGGAAAAAAATGAAAAACTCTTAAAAAAACTCTATATCACAGGAAAAGGCAGATGCAATATCACCAATCGTTGTGATATTTCAGATTTTTTTATGAATATCCCCAAAAATCCCGATTTTTTATATAGCGCCCTATACTCCTTCACCAACGAAGATGTCATTTCTCTTTTGGAATCGGTTGGTGTCAGTGTAAAAACCGAACGTGGAAACCGAGTGTTCCCCACCACTGATAAGGCAGCTACTGTTTGTGACGGACTTCGTCTGTTTCTAAAACAATCAGGTGCAAAAGTAAAGCTTTCCACTACCGTTACTGCTGTAAAAAAGCAGGGCGATTTATTTGATATTACCACCAAAGAAGGTATCCTTTCGGGTTTCCACAAAGTTATCCTGGCAACGGGAGGTAAATCGTATCCCGTAACCGGTTCTACCGGAGACGGTTACCGTTTTTCTGAAAACTTAGGACACAACATCACTCCCCTTTATGGAAACTTAGTTCCTTTAGAAACGGTCGAAGCCTACGGCAAAGAGCTTTCAGGACTGTCTCTTCGAAATGTTTCCTTAAAAATGAGAAACCAAAAAGGGAAAGTGATTTTTGAAGATTTCGGAGAAATGATGTTTACTCATTTCGGCGTAACCGGACCTCTTGTGATTTCTGCAAGTTCCCATCTACCCTCGGAACCTTGCACATTACACATTGATTTAAAACCTGCTTTGAACGAAAAGCAACTGGATGAACGTCTCTTAAAAGACTTCGGGAAGTTTGCCAACAAAGCATTCCATAATTCCTTGGGAGAACTGCTCCCGAAAAGCCTCATTCCCGTGATGGTATCTCTTTCGGAAATTGACCCACAAAAGCAATGCAATTCCATCACCCGTGAGGAACGCAAAAAACTTTTAGAATTACTAAAGAATTTCACCTTGCATATTAAAGGCAAACGTCCCATTGCAGAAGCAATTATCACCTCAGGCGGTGTGGACGTTCGGGAAATTAACCCTTCCACCATGGAATCCAAATTAGTGAAGGGACTTTATTTCTGCGGTGAATTGATTGATACCGATGCCTACACAGGCGGCTTTAATCTGCAGATTGCATATTCCACCGGCTATCTTGCCGGAACCAATGTATAG
- a CDS encoding ABC transporter ATP-binding protein, translating to MAKINRFHQDEELKIKFGKKEWGIVFKYVKKYWWELLLTIFVIAIGVLSSTIVPYIMKIVFDDAIVNENYQLLYTCGGFLATMVLVNILVSRFRMKHLIKVGQSIIFDIRTDLFAHIQKLPFVFFDTRPHGKILIRVTNYINSLAELFSNIIANAVLDVFSLVAVVSFMFAINVKLTLVALCGIPVLLIVMHLIKKVQRKIRRTFNDKNSNLTAYLMESINGVRVTQAFGRRRKNERIFTDLSVQVYRHWMKTVGIEFMIPLSTSLLSELTACVTYFAAVMVISGEAITVGVTISIINYLRRLWNPINNLSNLYNQLITNMSYLERILETLEEPEEIKDSPDAYELPDIKGEIEYSDVDFLYDEDKGYVLKDLNFHINPGERIAFVGQTGAGKTTIVNLLSRYYEIQSGNIRIDGHDIRDITMHSLRRQVGYMLQESYIFSGTIMENIRYGRLDATDEEVIAAAKAVCAHDFIIRMKDGYHTQVSEKGSSLSIGQRQLISLARTMLLNPKILVLDEATANIDTETEQLIIEGIKHLMEGRTTLMIAHRLSTIVGSDRILVIGDTNVVEEGTHEELLAKQGAYYNYYTKQTEQ from the coding sequence ATGGCTAAAATCAATCGATTTCATCAAGACGAAGAATTAAAAATCAAATTCGGCAAAAAAGAGTGGGGCATTGTTTTCAAATATGTGAAAAAGTATTGGTGGGAACTGCTCTTAACCATTTTTGTCATTGCCATTGGGGTGCTTTCTTCCACGATTGTGCCCTATATTATGAAAATTGTGTTTGATGATGCTATCGTTAACGAAAACTATCAGTTGCTATATACCTGTGGCGGTTTTCTTGCTACGATGGTTCTTGTGAATATTTTGGTATCAAGATTCAGAATGAAGCATTTAATCAAAGTAGGGCAGTCTATTATCTTTGATATCCGAACAGACTTGTTTGCACATATTCAAAAATTGCCTTTCGTCTTTTTTGATACCAGACCACACGGCAAAATTTTAATCCGTGTGACCAACTACATAAACTCGTTGGCAGAACTATTTTCCAACATTATTGCCAATGCAGTGCTGGATGTGTTCTCACTGGTGGCGGTAGTAAGTTTTATGTTTGCTATCAATGTGAAACTGACGTTGGTTGCCCTTTGCGGGATACCGGTGCTTCTAATTGTAATGCATCTGATTAAAAAGGTGCAACGAAAAATCCGCAGAACCTTTAACGATAAAAACAGTAACTTAACTGCTTACTTAATGGAAAGTATCAATGGAGTCCGTGTGACTCAGGCCTTTGGCAGACGGCGAAAAAACGAGCGTATTTTTACAGACTTATCTGTTCAGGTGTACCGTCATTGGATGAAGACGGTGGGGATTGAGTTTATGATTCCCTTGAGTACATCTTTATTGTCGGAATTGACGGCTTGTGTAACTTATTTTGCTGCAGTGATGGTCATTTCCGGCGAAGCAATTACTGTTGGGGTGACTATTTCCATTATCAACTATTTGCGTCGGTTATGGAATCCCATCAACAACTTATCCAATCTGTATAATCAGCTGATTACCAATATGAGTTATCTGGAGAGAATTTTAGAAACGCTGGAGGAACCGGAGGAAATTAAAGACTCTCCCGATGCATACGAGTTACCCGATATCAAGGGAGAAATTGAATATTCCGATGTGGACTTTTTGTATGATGAAGATAAAGGATATGTTTTGAAGGATTTGAATTTTCATATCAATCCCGGAGAGCGAATTGCCTTTGTGGGGCAGACCGGAGCAGGGAAGACTACCATAGTAAATCTTTTATCCCGTTATTACGAGATTCAGTCTGGAAATATCAGGATTGACGGGCATGATATTCGTGATATTACAATGCATTCGCTAAGAAGACAGGTTGGTTATATGTTGCAGGAAAGCTATATCTTCTCCGGCACCATTATGGAGAATATTCGTTACGGACGACTGGATGCCACCGATGAAGAAGTGATTGCAGCAGCCAAAGCGGTTTGTGCTCACGATTTTATCATTCGGATGAAGGACGGTTATCATACCCAAGTTTCCGAAAAGGGGAGCAGCTTGTCTATCGGACAGCGTCAGCTCATCTCTTTGGCAAGAACAATGCTTTTAAATCCGAAAATTTTAGTGTTGGACGAAGCAACTGCCAATATTGATACCGAAACAGAACAGCTAATCATTGAAGGAATAAAACACCTGATGGAAGGTAGAACGACCTTGATGATTGCACACCGCTTATCTACCATTGTGGGCTCTGACAGAATTTTAGTTATCGGAGATACCAATGTGGTGGAAGAAGGAACCCATGAGGAACTGCTGGCAAAACAAGGTGCATACTATAACTATTATACCAAACAAACAGAACAATAA
- a CDS encoding ABC transporter ATP-binding protein, which translates to MKKNMLGLLKGHYGTYFCMLFLIIIAAILGLLNPFFTKTIVDDVLLGGNTNLIIPVVLGIAGVAAGRLFLRYFAQMKIESITQKMVLGLRRRGFRKLMELDFEYFDRHSTGETMTQMTSDIDTVRQFFAHTVFTALENIAIFLGAILILVFYINLRLSAILLFVIPVVSILTTQMAKQQKKRYRHLRTVQADLNTVVSENIWAQRAVKAFVREDYENKRMDGVNKEFREAQMDIAMTSRKYLPFLQNIYGIVQLYMVFIGGVLVIQDVITLGDLIMFNSMIWMVTGPLTMVGALTNATINSFASYEKMMALLEEEPKISNEKEVQNTSVLGKVEFDNVSLSYEGTSALKNISFMAEPGMRIGIMGQTGSGKTSLIQLISRFYDPDEGVILIDDIPLQELDLETVRNSVSASQQEVFLFSDTVGANISYGNPKASMEEIKRAAQIAMADEFIEKLPEGYETVIGERGVTLSGGQKQRLSLARAILKNPAILVLDDTTSALDSETEEKIREALSKNCTDKTVFIISQKISSVKDCDMILVLKEGELIQKGTHFELLSQQEGYYYGVYVHQYGGGIHG; encoded by the coding sequence GTGAAAAAGAATATGTTAGGACTTTTAAAAGGGCATTACGGCACTTATTTTTGTATGCTCTTTTTGATCATTATTGCGGCGATTTTAGGACTCTTAAATCCGTTTTTCACAAAAACCATCGTGGACGATGTGCTTTTGGGCGGAAACACAAATTTGATTATTCCTGTAGTATTGGGTATTGCGGGGGTTGCGGCAGGGCGATTATTCCTGCGATACTTTGCTCAGATGAAAATAGAAAGCATTACTCAAAAAATGGTATTGGGACTTCGACGTCGCGGATTTCGGAAACTGATGGAGCTGGATTTTGAATATTTTGACAGACATTCCACAGGCGAAACTATGACACAGATGACATCGGATATTGATACTGTCCGACAGTTCTTTGCTCATACGGTATTTACCGCTTTGGAAAATATTGCAATTTTTCTGGGCGCAATTTTGATATTAGTCTTTTATATCAATTTAAGATTGTCAGCCATCTTGTTATTTGTGATTCCGGTGGTCAGTATTCTGACGACACAGATGGCAAAACAACAGAAAAAACGGTATCGACATTTGAGAACGGTGCAGGCTGATTTGAATACCGTAGTCAGCGAGAATATTTGGGCACAAAGAGCTGTGAAAGCATTTGTGAGAGAAGATTACGAAAACAAGCGAATGGATGGGGTTAACAAAGAATTTCGAGAGGCTCAGATGGATATTGCTATGACTTCCCGAAAATATTTGCCTTTTTTACAGAATATTTACGGTATTGTGCAGCTCTATATGGTATTTATAGGCGGAGTTTTGGTTATTCAGGATGTGATTACCTTAGGTGATCTTATTATGTTTAACAGTATGATCTGGATGGTAACGGGACCATTGACTATGGTTGGTGCTTTGACCAATGCCACGATCAATAGTTTTGCATCTTATGAAAAAATGATGGCACTTTTAGAAGAGGAACCTAAAATTTCCAATGAGAAAGAAGTGCAAAATACATCTGTTTTGGGAAAAGTGGAATTTGACAATGTCAGCCTGTCATATGAAGGAACATCTGCACTAAAGAATATCAGTTTTATGGCAGAGCCGGGAATGAGAATTGGTATTATGGGGCAGACGGGTTCCGGAAAGACTTCTCTCATTCAACTCATTTCCCGTTTTTATGATCCGGATGAGGGCGTGATTCTCATTGATGATATTCCTTTGCAGGAGTTAGATTTAGAAACTGTGAGAAATTCAGTTTCTGCCTCCCAACAGGAAGTGTTCCTTTTTTCTGATACCGTTGGTGCCAACATTTCTTATGGTAACCCCAAAGCATCTATGGAAGAAATTAAGCGTGCGGCACAGATTGCTATGGCAGATGAATTTATCGAAAAATTGCCCGAAGGATATGAAACTGTAATCGGAGAACGTGGGGTCACCTTGTCGGGCGGCCAAAAGCAACGTCTTTCGTTAGCCCGTGCGATTTTAAAAAATCCTGCTATTTTGGTATTGGATGATACTACCTCAGCTTTGGATTCCGAAACGGAAGAAAAAATTCGGGAAGCACTTTCTAAAAACTGTACCGATAAAACGGTGTTTATTATTTCCCAAAAAATTTCCTCCGTGAAAGATTGTGACATGATTTTAGTGTTAAAAGAGGGGGAACTGATTCAAAAAGGTACCCACTTTGAACTTCTTTCCCAACAGGAAGGATACTACTATGGGGTGTATGTACACCAGTACGGAGGTGGTATCCATGGCTAA
- a CDS encoding bifunctional 4-hydroxy-3-methylbut-2-enyl diphosphate reductase/30S ribosomal protein S1, whose product MEIKLAKSAGFCFGVKRACDTVYEALKEQKNLYLLGELIHNSRVMNDISEKGGKTVEDVSEVPSDATVVIRAHGVPPSITKNLEKAGISYIDLTCPFVKKIHKIVEEESKKGQKIIIYGKKEHPEVVGISGYCNDAVITMDYEEIKDSIKSDDHISVVAQTTMEKEKFYNFIKFLKKGCNFVSIFDTICSATRQRQAEAEDLAKESDLMLVIGGKKSSNTMELWKKSKAVCPHTYLIESAEDLKMLIRDNLSLKNILYTNFNVVGVTAGASTPSCSIEEVISVMAEEKIVTSEFEEQLENYLVSPVHINKRVTCTVEQITETEVRVSIPGYKGLGFIPADELTDDSSVKPADLVKIGDEINAIVIKPNDVEGTCLLSKKKVDSEVNMTVVKEAFESGAILEGKVVSVIKGGLLVSVNSVRVFVPASQAALRFVQDLTVMQNQTVSLKIIDFDDRRNRATGSIKVVLAAEQKEKEAKFWAEAEEGKTYQGTVKSLTTFGAFVDIGGVDGLVHITELSWSRIKHPSEVVKVGQEIEVYIKALDTEKKKISLGFKKEIDNPWNKFMNTVNLNDVITVKIVRIVPFGAFAEILPGVDGLIHISQIANKHIAKPEDELSLGMQVDVKVIEIDADKKKVSLSIRELLAPSEHKDAEKAEATAEEATEEATEEVAEDAE is encoded by the coding sequence ATGGAAATTAAACTTGCAAAATCCGCAGGGTTCTGCTTCGGAGTGAAGCGTGCCTGCGATACTGTATATGAAGCTTTAAAAGAGCAGAAAAACCTGTATCTTTTAGGCGAACTGATTCACAATAGTCGGGTTATGAACGATATTTCAGAAAAAGGCGGTAAAACCGTGGAAGACGTGTCAGAAGTACCGTCTGATGCCACGGTGGTCATCCGTGCTCACGGAGTCCCCCCATCTATTACCAAAAATTTGGAAAAAGCCGGGATTTCATATATTGATCTCACCTGTCCTTTTGTAAAAAAGATTCACAAAATTGTGGAAGAGGAATCCAAAAAAGGCCAAAAGATTATTATCTACGGCAAAAAAGAACACCCGGAAGTGGTAGGGATTTCCGGCTATTGCAATGATGCTGTCATCACAATGGATTATGAGGAAATAAAAGATAGTATAAAATCGGATGATCACATCAGTGTGGTAGCGCAAACCACCATGGAAAAAGAGAAATTTTACAATTTCATTAAATTTTTAAAAAAGGGTTGTAATTTTGTATCAATATTTGATACAATATGTAGTGCAACCAGGCAAAGACAAGCTGAAGCAGAAGATTTGGCAAAAGAATCTGACCTGATGCTTGTGATCGGCGGCAAGAAAAGCTCCAATACAATGGAGCTTTGGAAGAAGTCAAAAGCCGTTTGCCCACACACTTATCTTATCGAATCGGCGGAAGATTTAAAAATGCTGATTCGTGATAATCTCAGTTTAAAAAATATATTATATACAAATTTCAATGTAGTAGGTGTTACAGCAGGCGCATCTACCCCAAGCTGTAGCATCGAGGAGGTAATTTCAGTCATGGCAGAAGAAAAAATCGTAACTAGTGAATTCGAGGAACAACTGGAGAACTATTTGGTAAGCCCCGTGCATATCAATAAAAGAGTTACTTGCACAGTTGAACAGATCACTGAAACCGAAGTTCGCGTTAGCATCCCCGGTTACAAAGGCTTAGGCTTTATTCCGGCAGATGAATTAACCGACGATTCCAGCGTAAAACCCGCTGATCTGGTTAAAATTGGTGATGAAATCAACGCTATCGTTATTAAACCCAACGATGTGGAAGGAACTTGTCTGTTGTCCAAAAAGAAAGTGGATTCCGAAGTAAACATGACAGTTGTTAAAGAAGCATTTGAATCCGGAGCAATCTTAGAAGGGAAAGTTGTATCTGTCATTAAGGGCGGTTTGTTAGTTTCTGTCAACAGTGTTAGAGTATTCGTTCCTGCTTCTCAGGCAGCTTTAAGATTCGTGCAGGATTTAACCGTTATGCAGAATCAGACTGTTTCTTTAAAAATCATTGATTTTGATGACAGAAGAAACAGAGCAACCGGTTCCATCAAAGTGGTATTAGCCGCAGAACAGAAAGAAAAAGAAGCGAAATTCTGGGCAGAAGCTGAAGAAGGCAAAACCTATCAGGGTACCGTAAAATCTTTAACCACCTTTGGTGCGTTTGTTGATATCGGCGGTGTTGACGGTTTAGTTCATATCACCGAACTGTCCTGGTCCAGAATCAAACATCCTTCCGAAGTTGTAAAAGTTGGTCAGGAAATCGAAGTATACATCAAAGCTTTAGATACCGAAAAGAAAAAGATTTCTTTAGGCTTCAAAAAAGAAATTGACAATCCTTGGAATAAATTTATGAACACAGTGAACTTAAACGATGTAATCACCGTTAAAATCGTTCGCATTGTTCCCTTTGGCGCATTTGCAGAAATTCTGCCCGGCGTTGACGGTTTAATCCACATTTCTCAGATTGCAAACAAACATATTGCAAAACCTGAAGATGAACTGTCCTTAGGTATGCAGGTAGACGTTAAAGTAATTGAAATTGATGCAGATAAGAAAAAAGTTAGCTTAAGCATCAGAGAATTACTGGCTCCTTCCGAACATAAGGATGCAGAAAAAGCAGAAGCAACTGCTGAAGAAGCTACCGAAGAAGCTACCGAAGAAGTAGCAGAAGATGCTGAATAA
- a CDS encoding LytTR family transcriptional regulator, which yields MKICLMPHPNTAARFSYLTSNFRNLADIEIWFPEEDFNTKNADIFILEEELSFITERLLSQQNPPLIVIPKEGRTTKRIRYLPDFSMQFPKLMKEINERTPTIQLQQKHKLYFYNQQDILYLQKEKSITICFRQGTKIVSKQSFEKISKQLSLQLFFPVDCNTFVNTAYVAKITDEAVFMENGKQFHFHPESAQQVKNAFFKAKYFSNNSND from the coding sequence ATGAAAATCTGTTTGATGCCCCATCCAAACACAGCTGCACGTTTTTCTTATCTCACAAGCAATTTTCGGAATCTGGCAGACATAGAAATTTGGTTTCCCGAAGAAGATTTCAACACGAAAAATGCAGATATCTTCATTTTAGAAGAGGAGCTTTCTTTCATCACTGAGCGGTTATTATCTCAACAGAATCCGCCCTTGATTGTGATTCCCAAAGAAGGAAGAACAACCAAGCGCATCCGTTATCTTCCCGATTTTTCCATGCAATTTCCAAAACTGATGAAGGAAATCAACGAACGCACACCCACGATCCAACTACAACAGAAACATAAACTTTATTTCTATAATCAGCAGGATATCCTCTATCTTCAGAAAGAAAAAAGCATCACAATTTGTTTTCGTCAGGGCACAAAAATCGTAAGCAAACAATCCTTTGAGAAGATTTCCAAGCAACTGTCTTTACAGCTGTTTTTCCCGGTGGATTGCAACACATTTGTCAACACAGCATATGTTGCTAAAATCACCGACGAAGCTGTTTTTATGGAAAACGGCAAACAGTTTCATTTTCACCCCGAATCTGCACAACAAGTAAAAAATGCTTTTTTCAAGGCAAAATATTTCAGCAACAACTCCAATGACTGA
- a CDS encoding bifunctional phosphoribosyl-AMP cyclohydrolase/phosphoribosyl-ATP diphosphatase HisIE translates to MSYLEKLKFNEDGLIPAVVQDYDTGTVLMVAYMTKETLEKSIATGKTVFFSRSRQKEWLKGEESGNFQNIVEISADCDYDTLLIKVTLEGDKVSCHTGEYSCFFNRIEDSEYVHKSNEKLILQRIYDTVVDRSKNPVEGAYTNYLLEKGIDKILKKVGEESAEVIIASKNNAPDEVIYETADLMYHLSVMLFDRGVTWQEIFEELKKREK, encoded by the coding sequence ATGTCATACTTAGAAAAGTTAAAATTCAACGAAGACGGGCTCATTCCCGCAGTGGTGCAAGATTATGATACCGGTACTGTTTTGATGGTTGCCTATATGACCAAAGAAACCCTGGAAAAATCTATCGCGACCGGGAAAACTGTGTTTTTCTCCCGTAGCCGCCAGAAAGAGTGGTTAAAAGGTGAAGAAAGCGGAAATTTCCAGAACATCGTGGAAATTTCTGCAGACTGTGATTATGATACCCTGCTCATTAAAGTTACCTTAGAAGGTGACAAAGTTAGCTGTCACACAGGCGAATATTCCTGTTTCTTCAATCGGATTGAAGACAGTGAATATGTGCACAAATCCAACGAAAAACTGATTTTGCAGCGAATTTATGATACTGTTGTTGACAGAAGCAAAAATCCTGTGGAAGGCGCATATACCAACTACCTTTTAGAAAAAGGGATTGATAAAATCTTAAAAAAGGTTGGCGAAGAATCCGCCGAAGTGATTATCGCATCCAAAAACAATGCTCCTGATGAGGTCATCTATGAAACTGCTGATTTAATGTATCATCTTTCTGTGATGTTATTCGACAGAGGCGTTACCTGGCAGGAAATTTTTGAGGAATTAAAGAAGCGAGAAAAATAA
- a CDS encoding 1-acyl-sn-glycerol-3-phosphate acyltransferase, which translates to MLYQLGRALVRFAYFFIFRVKVTGRENIPAQGGIIFCSNHRSNHDAPLVYIAQKRKLTFMAKDSLFAIKPFGWLLKKLGAFPIKRGAGDIGAVKKAIEIVQAKNALVMFPEGTRNRTQEPVLEFKNGAALIAKKGNALMVPVAITGSYRWFAKKTVSFGTPLDLKDYGEKPDMKQAISDLQNAVATMLTQEGTAKKN; encoded by the coding sequence ATGTTATATCAACTCGGACGTGCACTGGTGCGTTTTGCATACTTTTTCATCTTTCGGGTGAAGGTAACGGGAAGGGAAAATATTCCTGCACAAGGCGGCATTATCTTTTGCAGTAATCATCGCAGCAATCACGATGCTCCCCTGGTGTATATTGCACAAAAAAGAAAGCTGACCTTTATGGCAAAAGATTCGCTGTTTGCCATAAAGCCCTTTGGCTGGCTTTTAAAAAAACTGGGAGCATTCCCCATTAAACGCGGTGCAGGAGATATCGGTGCCGTAAAAAAAGCAATTGAAATTGTGCAAGCAAAGAATGCGCTGGTAATGTTTCCCGAAGGAACTAGAAACCGCACCCAGGAACCTGTATTGGAATTTAAAAACGGTGCCGCGCTGATTGCAAAAAAAGGAAACGCTCTGATGGTTCCTGTGGCAATTACGGGAAGCTACCGTTGGTTTGCCAAAAAAACAGTTTCTTTCGGAACTCCCCTTGACCTTAAGGATTATGGTGAAAAACCGGATATGAAACAGGCAATCAGCGATCTTCAGAACGCAGTTGCCACAATGCTCACACAGGAAGGAACAGCAAAGAAAAACTAA
- a CDS encoding HPr family phosphocarrier protein: MFEKEVVVQNQVGLHARPATFFIQKANEFKSNIWVEKEERKVSAKSLLGVLSLGITQGTSIKIAADGSDAEVAVEALVALVSSNFSE, translated from the coding sequence ATGTTTGAAAAAGAAGTTGTGGTTCAGAATCAGGTTGGTCTGCATGCAAGACCTGCTACCTTTTTTATCCAGAAAGCAAATGAATTTAAAAGCAATATCTGGGTAGAAAAAGAAGAACGCAAAGTAAGTGCAAAAAGCTTGCTGGGGGTTCTCTCTTTGGGCATCACTCAGGGAACCAGCATCAAAATTGCAGCAGATGGCTCTGATGCCGAAGTCGCTGTAGAAGCTTTAGTAGCACTTGTTAGTTCTAACTTCAGCGAATAA